From Penicillium digitatum chromosome 5, complete sequence, one genomic window encodes:
- a CDS encoding Fungal transcriptional regulatory protein, N-terminal: protein MSERGSEIVYRAENVPIRFFKACRWSTGRDCILDPIDDGRRRGDRRRRTTTSARNQNTASPLDPRTGYHTPASRDQGFSPATVQDGGLNTPIDSLPDSTGLSSLQRSYKSDTNGPESQQLSPNEMIAPASAVHSMSVNLLGTNDIFMENSGKGDPRGDVIGRGIVSEELARVMYERFTGGSKNFLPLFDPIRDTFDSVRSRSLFCFTVIIYLASRAVTDLRRDTHMQRVLQDEAQRLAEDSFFERPTKLETVQGMILLAAYSEKTWFSIALILRTALDSGLEKSLDTLLSQENVPRSSLSASMAERELVWKTRTWLITFILELDVASGTGRKSRIAEVDVVKLRRFLDYPLSLPCDMRTVCIIELHQLRGNSRVIIDNTSSTSDIVSTELPAIMTRLQNWWTTWDEIHENNGFHIGAFQRSSLKLMLHYARIFVFCASLARIQKLPPTYTDSGTEMLDQDVMDLWQSLVTTIMEQLSFLINEPSYRCQLPWAPTYPALTIAFITTFALRIARWRPNLINQGLLLARAERICDFLKQPPYPDIHRTVSIFVNYARALIASQRPQSNHSTDLPMMSHQNEGPIFEGAGNPMINGPPPSEVGPLDDLRYRTGSTIQAGKDSNMVSMSSNDPSAVARAPVSRLSGTMEAPNWTVSNSIADSFGLFEEGQNDIFDFLPMMSSIP, encoded by the exons ATGAGCGAAAGAGGGTCGGAAATCGTTTACCGGGCGGAAAATGTCCCGATTCGCTTCTTTAAGGCATGTCGATG GTCTACGGGCCGGGACTGCATTTTAGATCCCATCGATGATGGCCGACGACGAGGTGATCGGCGGCGGAGAACAACAACCTCGGCAAG AAATCAAAACACTGCTTCACCGCTGGATCCTAGGACCGGTTATCACACTCCGGCATCAAGAGATCAGGGGTTCTCACCTGCCACAGTGCAAGATGGTGGCTTAAACACTCCGATTGACTCTTTGCCCGATTCTACTGGATTAAGCAGCCTCCAGCGGTCCTACAAGTCTGATACGAATGGACCGGAATCTCAGCAGCTCAGCCCTAATGAAATGATAGCGCCTGCATCAGCGGTGCACTCCATGTCTGTGAATTTGCTTGGCACTAATGAT ATCTTTATGGAAAACTCTGGTAAGGGTGACCCTAGAGGAGATGTCATCGGCAGAGGAATCGTTAGTGAAGAGCTTGCTCGTGTCATGTATGAAAG GTTTACAGGTGGATCAAAAAACTTTCTTCCACTTTTTGATCCGATCAGGGACACATTCGACTCGGTTCGTTCAAGATCCTTGTTTTGCTTTACGGTGATTATCTATCTCGCTAGTCGCGCAGTGACAGATTTGCGCAGAGACACGCATATGCAGCGTGTTCTACAGGATGAAGCACAACGTTTGGCAGAAGACAGCTTCTTCGAACGACCCACCAAACTAGAAACTGTCCAAGGAATGATTCTCCTGGCCGCTTACTCCGAAAAGACATGGTTCTCTATTGCTCTCATTCTTCGCACCGCCTTGGATTCTGGGTTGGAGAAATCTTTGGACACTTTGTTGTCCCAAGAAAATGTACCCCGAAGTTCGCTTTCGGCTTCTATGGCTGAACGTGAACTGGTATGGAAGACTAGGACCTGGTTAATCACTTTCATCTTGGAATTGGACGTTGCATCTGGTACAGGACGTAAATCACGCATTGCCGAGGTCGACGTGGTAAAGCTGCGCAGGTTCCTTGACTATCCCCTCTCCCTGCCCTGCGATATGCGTACAGTGTGTATCATTGAGCTTCATCAACTTCGAG GTAATTCTCGTGTGATAATTGACAACACTTCAAGTACTAGCGATATTGTGTCCACAGAACTACCGGCCATTATGACAAGATTGCAAAACTGGTGGACGACGTGGGATGAGATCCATGAAA ACAATGGCTTCCATATAGGGGCTTTTCAACGCAGCAGCCTCAAGCTTATGCTTCACTACGCCAGGATTTTTGTTTTCTGTGCTTCACTGGCACGGATTCAAAAATTACCACCGACGTACACGGACTCGGGCACGGAAATGCTCGACCAGGATGTGATGGACCTATGGCAGTCCCTTGTGACGACCATCATGGAACAATTAAGTTTTTTGATTAACGAGCCATCTTACCGCTGTCAATTACCCTGGGCGCCAACGTATCCAGCTCTCACGATCGCTTTCATCA CAACATTCGCTCTTCGGATCGCTAGATGGCGTCCGAATCTGATCAACCAAGGTCTTCTACTTGCACGAGCAGAAAGGATCTGCGATTTCCTCAAACAACCCCCATATCCCGATATCCACCGGACTGTCTCCATCTTCGTGAACTATGCACGCGCCTTGATTGCCAGTCAGCGTCCACAGAGTAACCATAGTACGGATTTACCCATGATGTCTCATCAAAATGAGGGCCCAATCTTCGAGGGAGCTGGTAACCCCATGATCAACGGGCCGCCTCCGTCGGAAGTAGGTCCCCTCGACGATCTCCGCTACAGAACTGGCTCGACCATTCAGGCTGGTAAAGATTCGAATATGGTCTCGATGTCAAGTAATGACCCATCTGCGGTGGCTCGAGCGCCCGTATCTCGGCTATCCGGCACGATGGAGGCACCCAACTGGACTGTATCGAACTCCATTGCAGATTCCTTTGGTCTGTTTGAGGAAGGGCAGAACGATATCTTCGATTTCTTGCCTATGATGTCATCGATACCATAG
- a CDS encoding Flavin-containing monooxygenase-like: MHEDSGPPTEECDIACESLHWPFPFALSVHMTKKIADTGKETPDGLRRAGFEPTFGIDGAGIARAYLTHGGGYYLDVGCSQLIIDGKIKVNHNPGETKGSGKCELLLANGKSLPADVVVLATGYDNIRTTARKVVGPDVWDLNAEGEIQAVSFHYQ; this comes from the exons ATGCATGAGGATAGCGG TCCACCAACCGAAGAATGTGATATCGCCTGCGAGAGTCTCCACTGGCCTTTTCCATTCGCTTTGAGTGTACACATGACGAAGAAAATTGCCGACACTGGAAAGGAGACCCCAGACGGACTCCGTCGGGCTGGCTTTGAACCTACTTTCGGGATAGATGGGGCTGGTATTGCGCGTGCATACTTGACCCATGGCGGGGGTTACTATCTCGACGTTGGATGCAGTCAGCTTATCATCGATGGCAAGATCAAGGTCAACCACAACCCGGGTGAGACCAAAGGCTCTGGGAAATGCGAGCTTCTTTTGGCGAACGGCAAATCCCTACCAGCGGATGTTGTTGTCCTAGCCACCGGATACGATAACATACGCACGACAGCGAGGAAAGTCGTGGGTCCCGACGTTTGGGATCTGAATGCAGAGGGAGAGATTCAAGCGGTGAGTTTCCATTATCAGTGA
- a CDS encoding Chloramphenicol acetyltransferase-like domain, protein MEGPNLSSSKYTCKSVSCLGQHSTIYAGMIVDTVLDSALLRMKLTELVGLWPILGGALIKDTKPWSFTCGNTVDFASREIDQSLTTYLPIHHEQDSNEPTVIGSPEISVVDETFIFDVSPGLANSFRLRVTLLEDATLLCFGIAHHICDGHDCWEVVKAFCDLLSNQPIPVFALPPDAGNVRMSDLMKANDECTDPEPNFHYQRHAQNYISGIFNLAMTVSGVLRTILAMKFGFLEDLTTKFLYVPGAWVDELRTKSQGELKDCAPEIQLTRNDVIAAWYLKSVYSSQPTATSPNPVDYFGIINFRRFLEPPKAGTYYIRCSVGALRCKFSVQRLKEESVAEIARDIRLTTLQYTSHGSVHQNLRFSEDHTTKTLTLALRGTGNLGFAVVSHWTTFDYASLDFSGASVDRRKPSVLFVNPMIVNTWNLTIAPVAVVTKNGSGGYWIRATNTPTGWERFSQSHSMESLFPT, encoded by the exons ATGGAAGGTCCAAATTTAAGCTCGTCAAAATACACTTGCAAGAGTGTCAGCTGTTTAGGACAACATAGCACCATTTATGCGGGCATGATCGTCGATACCGTGCTCGATTCAGCTCTCTTGAGGATGAAACTCACCGAGTTGGTTGGGTTATGGCCAATACTTGGCGGTGCTTTGATCAAAGAT ACAAAGCCCTGGTCCTTCACCTGTGGTAATACTGTCGATTTCGCAAGTAGGGAAATTGACCAGTCACTGACCACCTATCTTCCAATCCATCATGAGCAAGATAGCAATGAGCCAACTGTCATAGGAAGCCCGGAAATATCCGTCGTGGATGAGACATTCATATTCGACGTCTCTCCCGGCCTCGCCAACAGTTTCCGCCTTCGTGTTACTCTCCTAGAAGACGCTACTTTGCTCTGCTTTGGAATTGCGCATCACATTTGTGATGGCCATGACTGCTGGGAAGTAGTTAAAGCATTTTGTGATCTGTTGTCGAATCAGCCAATTCCTGTATTTGCTCTTCCGCCTGATGCTGGGAATGTCCGAATGTCCGATCTGATGAAAGCCAACGATGAGTGCACCGACCCGGAACCCAATTTCCACTACCAGAGGCATGCACAGAACTACATCAGTGGGATATTCAATCTGGCAATGACGGTTTCGGGCGTGTTGCGGACGATCCTTGCTATGAAGTTTGGATTCCTTGAGGATCTTACAACCAAGTTTCTGTACGTTCCAGGCGCATGGGTCGATGAATTACGAACCAAATCCCAGGGGGAGCTGAAAGACTGTGCACCTGAGATTCAACTCACACGAAATGATGTGATCGCTGCATGGTACCTTAAATCCGTCTATTCATCTCAACCGACAGCCACATCCCCTAATCCAGTGGACTACTTTGGGATCATCAACTTTCGTCGCTTTCTTGAGCCCCCGAAAGCTGGAACATACTACATTCGTTGTAGCGTTGGTGCCCTGCGGTGTAAATTCTCTGTTCAACGGCTGAAAGAAGAGTCAGTTGCGGAGATTGCACGGGATATACGCCTCACAACGCTGCAGTATACATCCCATGGATCTGTCCATCAGAATCTTCGATTCTCAGAAGACCATACAACCAAGACTCTCACTTTAGCGCTGCGTGGCACTGGAAACCTAGGATTTGCCGTGGTATCCCACTGGACAACATTTGATTATGCTAGCCTTGATTTCTCCGGTGCCAGTGTTGACCGCCGAAAACCGTCAGTCTTATTCGTCAATCCGATGATTGTAAACACATGGAATCTCACAATAGCGCCTGTGGCTGTTGTCACGAAGAATGGATCTGGCGGCTACTGGATTCGCGCTACCAATACACCAACTGGCTGGGAACGGTTCAGCCAATCTCATAGCATGGAAAGTCTATTCCCCACATAG
- a CDS encoding Major facilitator superfamily domain, general substrate transporter, which yields MASETKQCSMSQMAAILSSDRDKSSDKRPLASTEKNQSSNGDYQVVELSQDQLLVEFQENSSRNPPNWAFMKKVYNAVIALLIVLNSGISSALPSNAVPAIMQDFHESGDQQKVLPTAVFLIGYVVGPLLFSPLSETIGRKPVLVWSFSVFVLATLGCALSPNWSSLLIFRTICGLAGAAPQTVVGGIYADLFFDLRSRGRAMAMYMSACSFGPILGPIISGCSVQYGWRWTFRIDLILTGITWLALLFTSETFGPALLKRQAAKLRKDSGSKRYFSRQELNLDSRFTLVENITRPITMLFFEPIITSTAIYIAIAYSLVFFYFQAYPIIFGGVYDFTIEQTSLTYIPIGVGAASSGFVALSYDLIYEKAKKLNKVWTSSPEYHRLPMSCIAGPCLTVSMFWLAWTAKPTVHWAAPVMSGFIFGFGFQTIFISLLTYVTDAYRIYSASALAASVIVRSIAGALFPLAAESLYNSFGVSWATSLLGYFDYYRSLRGTEAAVDRILEPQTIGNFLEFAFGEPLPNGNQPSVERLSIEEASFIQHDQNFSPDSDGELIMTNIMARIGSERDSTCLCMVGKNIQSLKSRLWEGIIPLSNQLWLEKGLNQPEYLDFTCQQLKAVIAVFQYLNEPTVRLYLRDTFNFIYDHGVALDTVFNKRRTGQSGKNPVSVAGLWTMYMTAHFEMMTERAHRWVTVHVNILRAPLLRALLEHRPPGDGGLLGQPDALRWKLADSLHILTEITANADFTIMIPMDGYKGCFTAPPRDGPAALHAVNLLTRSKAYHERLRLLTRAAILRHVTGPWRDLIPSSGGIM from the exons ATGGCATCAGAAACGAAACAATGTTCAATGTCTCAGATGGCCGCCATTCTTTCTTCAG ACAGGGATAAGAGTTCTGATAAGAGACCTCTTGCTTCAACGGAGAAGAATCAAAGTTCAAATGGCGATTACCAAGTAGTTGAATTGTCTCAAGATCAACTACTTGTCGAGTTTCAAGAGAACTCATCAAGAAATCCACCAAACTGGGCCTTT ATGAAAAAGGTTTACAACGCAGTTATCGCACTATTGATTGTCCTTAATAGCGGCATATCATCTGCACTCCCTAGTAATGCAGTCCCCGCCATCATGCAGGACTTCCACGAGTCCGGAGACCAGCAGAAGGTCTTACCAACTGCCGTCTTTCTCATCGGCTATGTGGTTGGACCTCTGCTATTCAGTCCATTGAGTGAAACTATTGGCCGAAAACCCGTTCTCGTCTGGTCTTTCAGTGTTTTCGTCCTCGCTACCCTTGGGTGTGCTCTGTCGCCTAATTGGTCCTCTCTTCTCATCTTTCGGACCATTTGTGGTCTTGCCGGGGCCGCTCCGCAGACGGTGGTAGGTGGTATTTACGCGGATCTGTTTTTTGATCTGCGAAGTCGTGGTCGTGCGATGGCGATGTATATGTCG GCTTGCAGTTTTGGTCCGATTTTAGGCCCCATTATCTCCGGGTGCTCGGTCCAATATGGCTGGAGATGGACTTTCAGGATTGACCTGATTCTGACAGGTATTACTTGGTTGGCTCTGCTCTTCACGTCTG AAACTTTTGGCCCAGCACTTTTGAAGCGACAGGCTGCCAAGTTGAGAAAGGATTCAGGATCCAAACGATACTTCTCGCGTCAGGAGCTCAATCTGGACTCGAGATTCACTCTGGTGGAAAATATCACTCGTCCCATCACAATGCTCTTCTTCGAGCCTATCATCACCTCCACCGCCATCTATATCGCCATCGCATATAGTCTGGTATTCTTTTATTTCCAAGCCTATCCCATCATCTTTGGGG GTGTCTATGATTTCACCATCGAGCAAACTTCCCTCACATACATCCCAA TTGGCGTAGGCGCAGCATCTTCCGGCTTCGTCGCTCTCTCCTACGACCTGATCTACGAAAAAGCCAAAAAGCTCAACAAAGTATGGACCTCCAGCCCAGAATACCACCGACTCCCTATGTCCTGCATCGCCGGGCCCTGTCTAACAGTGAGCATGTTCTGGCTCGCCTGGACAGCAAAGCCCACCGTGCACTGGGCAGCGCCTGTGATGTCAGGGTTCATCTTTGGGTTCGGATTCCAAACCATCTTCATTTCACTTCTTACCTATGTGACCGATGCATACAGGATTTACTCTGCCAGCGCCCTGGCAGCTTCGGTTATTGTGCGGAGCATTGCTGGAGCGCTTTTCCCGCTGGCTGCTGAGTCGCTCTATAACTCTTTCGGGGTTTCTTGGGCTACTTCTCTCCTTGG GTACTTCGATTACTATCGCTCATTGCGAGGCACAGAAGCTGCCG TCGATCGCATTCTGGAGCCTCAGACCATCGGAAATTTTCTGGAATTTGCGTTCGGGGAGCCTTTGCCCAATGGTAATCAACCCAGCGTCGAGCGCCTATCCATAGAGGAGGCATCATTCATCCAACATGATCAAAACTTTTCCCCGGACTCCGATGGCGAACTCATCATGACCAACATTATGGCCCGAATTGGATCTGAACGAGATTCCACCTGTCTCTGTATGGTTGGAAAGAACATCCAATCCCTTAAATCCCGTCTATGGGAGGGCATCATCCCACTGAGCAACCAGTTATGGCTGGAAAAAGGGCTCAACCAGCCCGAATATTTGGATTTCACTTGTCAACAGCTAAAAGCCGTGATCGCCGTGTTTCAATATTTGAATGAACCAACCGTACGATTATATCTTCGCGACACGTTCAATTTCATCTATGATCATGGGGTGGCCCTCGATACTGTTTTTAACAAGCGCAGAACGGGGCAAAGTGGGAAAAATCCCGTCAGTGTCGCAGGTCTTTGGACAATGTATATGACAGCGCATTTTGAGATGATGACTGAGCGTGCCCATAGATGGGTCACTGTCCATGTCAATATACTCCGAGCTCCGTTGCTGCGAGCCCTTTTGGAGCATCGGCCACCGGGAGATGGTGGCCTGTTAGGCCAGCCTGATGCTTTGCGGTGGAAGCTTGCTGATTCACTGCACATACTGACAGAAATCACTGCCAATGCAGATTTCACCATCATGATCCCCATGGATGGTTACAAGGGGTGCTTCACGGCTCCCCCGCGGGACGGTCCAGCAGCTCTTCATGCTGTGAATCTGCTGACGAGAAGTAAAGCATACCATGAGCGCTTGAGGCTGCTTACTCGAGCAGCCATCCTCCGTCATGTAACAGGTCCATGGAGAGATTTAATTCCTTCGTCCGGAGGTATCATGTGA
- a CDS encoding putative Cytochrome P450 monooxygenase, giving the protein MSTPIYHPSGLLGSPFIFEENGLYILLSDRGDKSYTFHWGLYLHQATSSGFIYHLVNTVNSTTWRFEPKPNQNIANSQGLLVALKIGVLDSCLHQHFLDRLYQVPIADSVRFRERITCRVWLKEALHALDEEGYIKLTRSVNVIETEATTLAIQNKSLGRRMVARSNGSQV; this is encoded by the coding sequence ATGTCAACACCAATATATCATCCTAGCGGCTTACTGGGGTCACCGTTTATATTTGAAGAGAACGGGCTTTATATTCTTCTGTCCGATCGTGGTGACAAGAGTTACACATTCCACTGGGGCCTCTATCTACATCAGGCTACAAGTTCGGGCTTTATCTATCATCTGGTCAATACGGTCAACTCAACCACTTGGCGCTTCGAGCCAAAACCAAACCAGAATATTGCGAATTCCCAGGGATTGCTGGTGGCCCTGAAGATAGGAGTACTGGACTCTTGTCTCCACCAGCATTTCCTTGACCGTCTCTATCAGGTTCCAATCGCCGACTCAGTCCGATTCCGCGAAAGGATCACCTGTCGAGTATGGCTCAAAGAGGCACTCCATGCGTTGGATGAGGAAGGCTATATCAAGTTGACTCGGAGTGTCAATGTAATCGAAACCGAGGCGACTACCCTAGCGATCCAGAACAAGAGTTTGGGCAGGAGGATGGTTGCTCGAAGCAATGGAAGCCAAGTTTGA
- a CDS encoding Protein kinase-like domain, translated as MAPLERYHKTLRLIESARLSPTEHSIWRAFLDEAVDPEYAACYIWEKIHDNSPCSTEQALDQLKADWKRLVTKLARRDQVSSQARKLVEARENSHCFMLDQKPSDPNVSLRFDHAWVIPPSIFDDSDMDPQGPLYPLLRAFLTSATTCELQTILRTNTLESQLKNLFLLSPSIHTAFRNGHIRLFPPTNTPDQWNDETEAKLKTASEVYYFVSRLSPEPCGWLFLSDGSRWDLTMQMFIMESQDANRPLPDPFLIRTHYRFAASLHLFHVEERIAEGWPSPPLFQFNVATQKILRSLWILVPHLIRAKWYGVLLKLGRHLYPRSFTGLVHQLPFGLYAKECTRSANEGETLKLVERYTSIPAPLQVDEYQGTHRFLIMTAMPGQTLDVVFHRLSYSERKQLSKDLKSVLSQLRSIPNETLYRFGDSHGGPLFDYRFPSGICGPFHQISEFNAFLVHKHVRTETRDKIAAVHTRPYRSVFTHADLHPRNILIDRGRLSGIVDWECAGFYPEYWEFTKLFYGAQPSPDVQSVIHDAFIEDTYEEELETERLLWYDTPFGI; from the exons ATGGCTCCACTAGAGAGATACCACAAAACTCTCCGGCTCATTGAATCCGCCCGGCTCTCACCCACTGAGCATTCGATTTGGAGAGCTTTTCTGGATGAGGCCGTCGATCCGGAATATGCAGCTTGCTATATCTGGGAAAAGATCCACGATAATTCCCCTTGTTCTACAGAGCAAGCCCTGGATCAGTTAAAAGCTGACTGGAAGCGCCTGGTTACAAAGC TAGCCAGGCGAGATCAAGTCTCTTCTCAAGCACGCAAACTCGTTGAAGCTCGAGAGAATTCACACTGCTTTATGCTGGATCAAAAGCCATCGGACCCCAACGTATCCCTTCGGTTCGATCATGCCTGGGTGATCCCACCTAGCATTTTTGATGACAGTGACATGGATCCGCAG GGCCCTCTTTATCCTCTTCTGCGTGCATTTTTGACCTCGGCTACAACATGCGAACTTCAGACCATTTTGCGGACTAATACCCTGGAATCTCAACTTAAAAATTTATTCTTGCTATCTCCCAGCATTCATACAGCTTTTCGAAATGGACACATCCGACTCTTTCCACCAACTAACACCCCAGACCAGTGGAATGATGAGACCGAGGCCAAACTCAAAACCGCCAGCGAAGTTTAT TATTTCGTGTCCAGATTATCGCCTGAGCCTTGCGGTTGGCTTTTTCTCAGCGATGGCAGCCGCTGGGACTTGACAATGCAAATGTTCATCATGGAGAGCCAAGACGCCAATCGTCCTCTTCCAGATCCTTTCTTGATACGAACGCACTACCGCTTTGCAGCTTCCTTGCATTTGTTCCATGTGGAAGAACGGATCGCCGAGGGCTGGCCCTCGCCCCCATTGT TCCAATTCAATGTAGCTACCCAGAAGATACTACGCTCACTCTGGATTCTTGTACCTCATTTGATACGCGCTAAGTGGTACGGCGTGCTCTTAAAACTAGGCAGACATCTATACCCGCGGTCTTTCACTGGCCTCGTGCACCAGTTGCCGTTCGGACTGTACGCAAAAGAATGCACTCGCTCTGCTAATGAAGGAGAGACACTAAAGCTTGTGGAACGGTATACCTCGATCCCCGCACCACTTCAGGTAGATGAGTATCAGGGCACGCACCGCTTTCTCATCATGACGGCTATGCCTGGACAAACACTGGATGTTGTTTTCCATCGACTCTCATACTCGGAGCGTAAGCAACTGTCGAAAGACCTGAAGAGTGTTTTATCGCAACTACGGTCTATTCCAAACGAGACCTTGTACCGCTTTGGCGACAGTCATGGCGGCCCGCTATTTGACTACCGTTTCCCTTCCGGGATATGTGGTCCATTTCACCAAATTTCGGAATTCAATGCCTTTCTTGTGCATAAACACGTGCGCACCGAGACAAGGGACAAAATTGCGGCCGTCCACACGCGTCCGTATCGGTCTGTGTTCACCCATGCCGACCTGCATCCCAGAAACATTCTTATTGATCGTGGGCGCCTGTCGGGGATTGTGGACTGGGAATGTGCCGGCTTTTATCCTGAATATTGGGAGTTTACAAAGCTGTTTTATGGCGCACAGCCGTCCCCGGATGTGCAATCTGTTATTCATGATGCATTTATAGAAGATACATATGAAGAAGAGCTAGAAACCGAGAGGCTATTGTGGTACGACACCCCGTTTGGGATATGA
- a CDS encoding Major facilitator superfamily domain, general substrate transporter yields the protein MESRQKEGKEGKEGKYGMAVYRLTYGQTDSEWTEFVDKVEAHVSDWDKGHAGSSAIKENLTLYWLDGTKLGISEGDVDASKENFKNSSDDSSQLEDGAFLVVDSASFASYMTKSYSPATSQLIPGEFAGFLLAVDPEFDPEEGITRPDESPGYNDQIRILGSLVWRDLYSLLCSQTSYLEDHWPLASR from the exons ATGGAATCTAGACAGAAGGAGGGAAAGGAGGGAAAGGAGGGAAAATACGGGATGGCTGTGTATCGGTTGACCTATGGGCAGACGGACTCTGAATGGACAGAATTCGTTGATAAAGTGGAAGCTCATGTTTCGGATTGGGATAAAGGACACGCAGGAAGCAGCGCTATCAAAGAGAATCTCACGTTGTATTGGTTGGATGGGACGAAATTGGGTATTTCCGAAGGCGATGTCGATGCATCAAAGGA AAATTTCAAAAACAGCAGCGACGACTCGTCACAGCTAGAAGACGGCGCTTTTCTTGTCGTTGATTCCGCGTCCTTTGCCTCATACATGACCAAATCTTACAGTCCCGCGACATCCCAGCTCATTCCTGGTGAATTTGCCGGCTTCCTTCTCGCCGTTGATCCAGAATTTGACCCAGAGGAGGGCATCACACGACCCGACGAGTCTCCAGGCTACAACGACCAGATACGAATCCTCGGAAGCCTTGTGTGGAGAGATCTCTATTCCCTACTATGTTCGCAAACATCGTACCTCGAAGACCACTGGCCTTTAGCaagtaggtag
- a CDS encoding putative RNA-directed DNA polymerase from transposon X-element: MDQTLRFGLLAKDVQSILAWGEYNKVAFAPEKLEMIHITRHRGDESPSIVVNDRLTIDPVQAKKPGYTPTLRWLGVFFDRKLTWRSHILARAGKARAVAQHIRNLARTTCGPPASSLRKAVITCVIPSLTFGTEAWYGGRNRPAKQASKGTVSARVGWHINVIESTLALAIRGVLPVWRTTPTPSLFRDAGIPSGYATLEEAKLRFALRLNTIHKGHTLVRRIRPPMITRGRGTGTRQPAKTIIQRLGSILPEVPRPTLSPPHYSPGCRIDPTGGIDKATASKAFQVWQESLPPTDICVFSDGSEQWQEGINGIRSIFRELRNEARLRWWDTVSQKLSQWYRRWSDTYEIDSLPELELRRPALHRWLALRSSHGDFDWYHRKFNHEDAKLDCSCGRRKSPEHLALCHKTQRSFRHWPKRPPTPPTDRTEAVAYLRSLDPKQFVELLELTSFYSRVCTR; the protein is encoded by the exons atggaccaaacgctccgtttcgg actcctcgctaaggacgttcagagcattcttgcctggggagaatataataaagtggccttcgcccccgagaaactagagatgatccatatcactagacatcgaggggatgagtccccttcaattgtagtcaacgaccggctcaccatcgaccccgttcaggccaagaaaccaggatacacacccactctccgttggctgggagtctttttcgatagaaagctcacatggagaagccacattctcgcccgggcgggcaaggcacgcgctgtcgcacaacatatccgcaatctggcccgcacgacctgcggcccgcccgcgagctcacttcgcaaagcagtcatcacctgtgttataccctccctaacgttcggaactgaggcctggtatggcggccggaataggcccgcaaaacaggctagcaagggcaccgtcagcgcccgtgttggctggcatatcaatgtcatcgagtcgaccctggcactcgccatccgcggcgtcctccctgtatggcgcaccacaccaactccctcgctctttagggacgcgggaatcccgtctggatacgccacacttgaagaggcgaaactacggttcgctctaaggcttaacaccatccacaaaggtcacacccttgtccgtcgcattcgacccccgatgatcacccgaggccgcggcaccggcacccgccaaccggcaaagacaattatccagagacttgggagcatcctcccggaagtcccaagaccgaccctctcccccccgcactactcaccgggctgcagaatagatcctacagggggtatagataaggcgaccgcgtctaaagctttccaagtctggcaggaatcactcccacccacagatatctgcgtcttctcagatggctccgagcagtggcaggagggcatcaa cgggatccgatccatcttccgggaacttcggaacgaggctcgcttgcgctggtgggacacggtctctcaaaaactctcccagtggtaccgacgctggtcagacacctacgagattgattcactgccggaactcgaactccgacgaccagcgctccaccgctggcttgccctccgctcgtcgcatggcgacttcgactggtaccaccgcaagttcaaccacgaagacgccaaactcgactgctcatgcggccgccgaaagtcaccagagcacctcgctctctgccacaaaacccagaggtctttccgacactggccaaaacgccccccgacacctccaaccgacaggacagaggcagtcgcctaccttcgcagcctggaccccaagcagtttgttgaactactggagctcacaagcttctactcgcgggtctgcacgaggtaa